From Nocardia sp. NBC_00416:
CTCCGGCCGGACAACGCGACGCGGCCCGCGGGAATCCTGTTCCCGCGGGCCGTTGTCGACGCAACGGTCGCGTTCAGACCCCGGCGGCGACCTCGGCGCGCGCACCGGACCGGTTGAGCTGCAGCGCTTTACCCGTCCAGTCCCACACCTCGGCGAACAGCCGCTGGTTCTCCGACAGCTTGACGCCCAGCGACGGCACCATTTCCTTCAGCTTGGGCGACCACTGCGCGTACTCGGTCGGGAAGCAGCGTTCCAGAACGTCCAGCATGGCGGTCACACAGGTGGACGCGCCCGGCGAGGCGCCCAGCAACCCCGCGATGGATCCGTCCTGCGCGGTGATGACGGCAGTACCCAGTTCGAGCACACCACCCGCACCCTTGCGGCGGATCACCTGCACCCGCTGCCCGGCGGTGATGAGCTCCCAGTCGCGGCCCTCGGCGCGCGGGATGAACTCCTCCATGGTGTAGACCCGGCCGGACTGCGATTTCATCAGCTCGGTGACCAGGTATTTGACGAGGCTCAACTCGGTGACGCCGACGCCCAGCATCGGCACCAGGTTCCCCGGTTTGATCGACTTGAACAGATCGGCGTTGCTGCCGTCCTTGAGGAACTTCGGGGTCCATCCGGCGTACGGGCCGAACAGCAGACCCGGTTTGCCCTTGATGACGCGGGTGTCCAGATGCGGCACCGACATCGGCGGCGCGCCGACGGCGGCCTTGCCGTACACCTTGGCCTCGTGCTTGCCGATCAGTCCGGGGTTGGTACACCGCAGGAACTGACCCGACACCGGGAACCCGGCGAAACCGCGGATCTCCTTGATCCCCGCCTTCTGCAACAGCGGCAGTGCCCCGCCCCCGGCGCCGACGAAGACGAATTTGCTGATCAGCGTGCGACTGCGGCCGGTCCGCGTATTACGCACCGTGACCTTCCAGCTCCCGTCACGCTGTTTGGCCAGATTGCGGACCTCGTTGCCGAAGCCGATCTCACCGCCGGTGGCGCCGATATAGGCGAGCAGTTCCTTGGTCAGCGAACCGAAATCGATATCCGTGCCGCCTTCGCTCCAGTTGAGCGCGATCGGATCGGAGAAATCACGGCCGCGGGCCATCAGCGGCAGGCGCCGGGCGAATTCGTCGGGGCTGTCGATGTACTCCATCCCGGCGAACAGCGGGTGCCGCGACAGCGCCTCGTACCGTTTACGCAGGTATTCCACATCGTCGGCGCCGTGCACGAAGCTCACGTGCGGGATGGGGTTGACGAATCGGGACGGATCGCCCAGGATCCCGTTCTCCGCGGCGTAGGCCCAGAACTGGCGCGACACCTGGAAGCGCTCATTGATATCGACGGCCTTGCCGATATCGACCGAACCGTCCGGTTTCCGCGGACTGTAGTTGAGCTCACACAGCGCCGAATGCCCGGTACCGGCGTTGTTCCACGGGTCACTGCTCTCGGCCGCGGCGGCGTCCAGCCGTTCGAACACCGAGATCGACCAGTCCGGCTGCAGCTGACGCAGCAGCGCGCCGAGGGTGGCGCTCATGATGCCGGCACCGATGAGGACTACATCGGTCTTTTCAGTCTGGGCAGCGTTCGGCACGGGTGTTCGACTTCCTTGTCCTGATCCGCGGGGCGTACATCCGGTGGGGACGCCGCCCGCTGGGGCACGGGGCGCGTGTGCAGTTGTTGTACGGGTGACGATGCCGAGCCGGCAGGCTCGGCCGAATGTAGGTTACCCGTCGTTCACTATTGCCAATTGTGCACCTCGACACGCGCGGAAACCGCAGCCCGGGCGGCGATTGTGACGTAAATTTCCTCTCCCGTACCCCCGCGGACCGTACCGTTCGGGACCAGCGGTCGCCTAGATTGGACCTCGTGACGAACGAATCCCCGGCCGGCACCAGCGCGCTGGGACATGCGGCTACCTGGCAGCCGGACGTGCTCGGTAGCGGCTACGAATACCGCACGCTGGAACTCGGCCGCGATCCCGACGGCGAGGGCGATATCGCCGCCACCCTGGTCCGCCACCTGCCCGATCCCGACGTGGTATCCACCGCCGACGCGGTGCTGTATGTGCACGGATTCACCGACTACTTCTTCCAGCAGCACCTGGCCGAGCACTTCGCCGCGCGCGGGCACCGCTTCTACGCCTTGGATCTGCGGAAATGCGGCCGTTCGCTGCGGCCGGGGCAGACCCCGCATTTCATCAGCGATCTGGCGTTCTACGACGCGGAACTGAACGCGTCGCTGCGCGCCATCGGCGCGGACACAGACGCGAACGTGCTGGTCGCGGGCCATTCGACCGGCGGTCTGGTGACCTCGCTGTGGCTGGACCGCCTACAGCGCGCCGGGGGCGCGGCGGCGGCCGGTATCAGCGGACTGATCCTGAACAGTCCCTGGTTCGATCTGCAGGGTCCGCCGTATGTGCGCACCGTCGGCACCCAGCTCATCAACACCGTGGGCCGTTTCCGGGCGAAGTCGGCGCTGCCGCTCGGCAAATCCAGCGCCTACGGCGACAGTCTGCACCACAGCGCGTCCGGGGAATGGGACTACGACCTGGACTGGAAACCGCGGGACGGATTCCCGGTGCGGGCGGGCTGGCTGCGCGCGATCAGGATGGGTCAGGCGCGACTGCACCGGGGCCTGGACATCGGGGTGCCCGCCCTGCTGCTGCGGTCCAAGCTCACGAAATTCGCCCGCGAATACGGACCGGCCGTGGATGTCGCGGACGCGGTACTCGATGTCGCGCAGATCCAACGCTGGGCGGGCTGCCTGGGCGACCGCACGACCATCGTGCCGATCGACGGCGCCCGCCACGACGTGTTCCTGTCGGCCGAGGCGCCGCGCACCGAGGCATTCGACGAATTGGACAGCTGGCTGGACTGGCTGGCGGGCCGGTCGGCCCGATTCACCGCATCCTGATTCACCACATACTGGTGCGCAGCACGATCTCGGTGGCGAACTCCTGGTCGGCCTCGGCGGCGACATTGTCGACGTCGACCTCCACCACCCGGAACTCGCCGTAGACGTGCCGCCCGGAACTGTCGGCGATCGGGCGGGCCAGCCGTTTGGTCACCAGCACGGTGGTCGGCAGCTCCACGGCCGGACAGCCGGCGTCCAGGACCTCGCCGGCGCTGTCGGGCACCGCCGGATGCCCGCGATCGGCGACGACCAGGCTGACGAACCGGCCGAAGCCGGTCGCGCACACCTGCCACGCCACGCTGGCGCCCGCGCCGTGTCCGGCCACGTTCGCCCAGGACACCCCGATCTCGTCGAGGGCCGCGTACACGCCCGGGGTGTCGAGTCCGTCGGTCGTTTCGAACACGATGGTCCGCAGATCGGAACTGTGCAGCCGGGCGCAGACCCGGTCGTAGACCTCCGGTGGATCACCGGAATCGGGTAGCAGTAACACGGTGTGCTGGCTCACCGGCCCGTCCACCCGCACCGTCCAGTCCCGGTCACCGACCGCGATGCGCCGAGATTCCATGCCGGTTGACGCTACACCGCGTGTCCACCGGCCGGGGAGCCGTCCCGGCAACTCCGGGGTGATCGTCACGGTTCATCGCGCCGCGATCTCGCCTCACCTGTCACCCGGTCGGCCGGCGCCCGACAGTGCCTCGAGACTGGACGCAACAACCGGCAGCCCGGCGGGAACGCCGGTCGCGAGCAATCGCTCCAGCCCGGCGATATCGAGGTGCTCGGCGACGAGATCCGCGAGCAGATCGAGTTGAGCGGCGCGCACGGCGGCCACCCGGGTGCCCGGAGCGACGAGGAAGCCGGTGCGACCGGCCTGCCGCGCGACCTCGGTGAGCCAGGACCGGCGGAATTCATCCGATTCCAGGAGCCCGTGCAGATGGGTGCCCCAGATCGCGTCCCGCACGCCGCCCTCCGCCACGTGCGCACCGACGACGGGCTCGGCTCCCGGCGTCGCGTCGGTCCACCCGGTGAGATGCAGCCACGGAGTCTCGGCGGTGCGGCGGACCTGTCCGTGATGGATCTCGTATCCGGCGGCGGTGCGGCCCGCGGCGCCCGACGTGGCCACCGCGGTGCTCCGGCGCAGCACCTTCTGTCGCCCGAACTCGATATCCATATCGAGCAGCCCGAGCCCCGCCACCTCCCCGGCCCCGGATTCGACGGTATCGGTGATGCGGCGGCCGAGCATCTGGTAGCCGCCGCAGATCCCCAGCACGGGTCGGCCCGCCGCCGCCCGCCGATGCAGCGCCTCGGCGATGCCGGTACGGCGCAGCCAACCCAGATCGTCCACGGTGGCCTTGCTCCCGGGCAGGACGACCAGATCGGCGTCCGCGAGCCCGGACGGGTCGTCCGCCCAGCGCACCGCGACTCCGGGTTCACAGGCGAGCGCTTCCACATCGGTCGAATTGGAGACGCGGGGCAGCCGCACGGCGGCGACGGTGAGCCATTCGCCGCCGACGGGCGCGGCCGGGCGCCCGACCGGGGCGCCGGCGACGGTCCCCAGGGAATCCTCGGCGTCGATCCACAGATCGTCGCGGTACGGGAGCACACCGAGGGTGGGGCGTCCGGTGAGCGCGCTGAGCTGGTCCAGACCGGGACGCAGCAGCGCGACGTCGCCGCGGAACTTGTTGATCACGAATCCGGCGATCAGCCGCTGATCCGCGGGCTCGAGCACGGCGAGGGTGCCGAACAGATGCGCGAGCACCCCGCCCCGGTCGATGTCGCCGACCACCAGGACCGGTAGCTCGGCCGCCCGGGCCAATCCCATATTCGCCAGATCGGTGGCGCGCAGGTTGATCTCGGCCGGCGATCCCGCACCCTCACAGATCACCACGTCGAACTCGGCGCGCAGCGCGGCCAACTCGGTGGCCACCACCTCGCGCAGCCGGGTGCGGTGGGTGAAATAGTCTGCGGCGCCGACGGTGTCGGTGACGCGGCCGCGCACGAGCAGCTGGGAGCGCCGGTCACTGCCGGGTTTCAGCAGAATCGGGTTGAAGCGCACGCTCGGCTCCAGCCCGCAGGCCTGTGCCTGCAGGGCCTGAGCGCGGCCGATCTCGCCGCCGTCCAGGGTCACCACCGAGTTGTTCGACATGTTCTGCGCCTTGAACGGCGCCACCCGCACCCCACGCCGGCGCAGCATCCGGCAGATCCCGGCGACCAGCACGCTCTTACCGGCATCGGAGGTGGTACCGGCGACAAGCAACGCCCCGCCGGGCCGGTTCACGGCAGGGTGAGGATCTCGGCCCCGGTTTCGGTGACCACCAGCGTGTGTTCGAACTGGGCCGTCCATTTGCGGTCCTTGGTGACCACGGTCCAGCCGTCGTCCCAGATCTCGTAGTCGATACCGCCCAGGTTGATCATGGGTTCGATGGTGAACGTCATCCCCGGTTCGATGATCGAATCGACCGCGGGCTGGTCGTAGTGCAGGATCACCAGGCCGCTGTGGAAGGTCGGTCCGACCCCGTGGCCGGTGAAATCACGGACCACGCCGTAGCCGAATCGGTTCGCGTAGGACTCGATCACCCGGCCGATCACATTGAGCGCGCGCCCCGGGCGCACGGCCTTGATGGCGCGCCTGGTGGCTTCCTCGGTGCGTTCCACGAGCAGCTTCACCTCCTCGTCGACCGCACCGGCCAGGAAGGTGGCGTTGGTGTCGCCGTGCACACCGTGGATGAAGGCGGTGACGTCGATATTGACGATGTCACCGTCCTCGACCACGGTGCTGTCGGGGATGCCGTGGCAGATCACCTCGTTGAGCGAGGTGCAGCAGGATTTGGAGAAGCCCTTGTACCCCAGCGTCGAGGGATAGGCGCCGTGGTCGCACATGTATTCGTGGGCGATCCGGTCGAGTTCGTCGGTGGTGACGCCGGGCGCCACCGCTTTACCGGCCTCGGCCAGCGCCTGCGCGGCGATCCGCCCGGCGATCCGCATCTTCTCGATGGTCTCCGGGGTCTGCACCCACGGTTCGGAGCCTTCCCGGGCCGTTTTCTTCCAGACGTACTCCGGCCGCTCTATCTCGCGAGGGACCTCGCGGATCGGGGTAGGAGTTCCGGGGAGCAACGGCTGACGGGTACGCACGGACATGGGTACAGAGTAGTCGGCGCAGGCGGGGAGGTCGCCGGGAACGGGTCTCGGCATTCGCCGCGCGGCGAACGCTCAGCGACCGCGGCCGCCGGTGCTGACCTCGAAGGCGACCCGGTCGCCGCGGTACAGGGCGGCGACCCGTTCGATCGGGCGGCCCTGGGTGTCCATACCTCGGCGGACCACCCGGAACAGCGGGACCGCGGGCCGGCAACGGAGTAGCCCGGCCTCGCGGGGTGCGGCGAGCACGGTTTCGATCCGCTCGGTGGCATGGCTGTATTCGACACCGGAATCACCGATCGTGGCCGATAGCGAGCCGAGCGGGTCGAAACCGGCCCGGAGCCAGCCGAACCGGTCCAGCGACAGATCGATGCGTTCCAGCGCGATGGGCTCGCCGTCGGCGTGCAGCAGCCGCTCCAGGGTCATGATCGGGGTATGCGGCGGCAGTTCCAGATCACGCGCGATCTCGGTATCGGCTACCCCGTCCTCCCAGGACAGCAGACTGCGCACCACCCCGGAACCTTCCTCGCCGGAGGGCTCGGGCGCCAGTGGGCGGACTACTTTCGGGCGGGCCAGCACGGTACCCCGGCCCTGCCGCCGGATACGGCCCTCGACCGCGAGATCCCGTAGCGCGTGGCGGACCGTCTCCCGGGCGACGCCGAATCGTCCCGCCAGTTCGCGTTCCGCGGGCACTCGGTCGCCGGGGCGTAGCTCGCCGAGCATCGTATCGAGTTCGGCACGCACGCGGTATACCTTCGACAGCGCGGCGATACCCGGCACCGGTGTCTCCTCCGCGTCGAAGTCGTCGCGCGTCTGCACCGCGCCTCCGAAACCATTCGCCTGCCTCATGGCAGAAACTACCTCCAATTGGCCCGTACCGTTGGGTAACCGAGCATTCGCCGCGGTGTTCCGATTCGGTCCAGTCCATTCGACATTCTGCGGTCTTTCCTGTCCCCCATCCGGGGGTTTTCCGTCCAGCGGACTGAACGCGGCGGCGACCCGCCGCGCTCCTACTGCACCGGTAGCCGCCGGCGGCCGACTGCGACCTCGGCGATCAAATCCGTATAGCCGTCGACCAGTTCGGCCAGGTGATACCAATGCCGATGCGTCCGGTCGCTACGAACGCCGTCCGCCTCGATGGCCTGGTTCGCCGCGACCCAGCTGAGCGCCATCCGGTCGATCACCGCGCCGAGACTTTCAGTGTGCAGGGAGGCGCCGTTGCGGTGCTGCGGCATCTTACGAGTGATCCAGTCGTTGATATCGTCCACGAGTTCGCTTCTGCGACTGTCGATTTCCGCTATCGCCGCCATATCGCGCAGATGCGCGCGGCGCTTGTGGAGCTCGACGAGCGCGTGCGCGAAACGCAGGAGCACACGCTCCTCCACCCGCCGCCCCTGGAACGCGCACAGCAGTTGTGGCGCAGTCGGCAGGGCTCCCAGAGTGGGTGCGCTCATCTGCACCCCTCGAACTCACCCGGCACCATCACACTCTGTACCAACATGATCGGCTCTCGATTCGGTAATCCCGGACATCGGATCGTTGTTCACAACAAGGCTAGCTGGATCATGCTCTTACATATGCAAGAACACAAGACTTCGGTACGCAATGTTGCGAACAGCGTCGTGCGCGAGCCTAACGATCCTTTTCGCGGAACTGAACGCAGTCCCGCCGAAAACGCGTACCCGCCATGATCGTTCCCGTCGGCGGGCCGAATCTCCGCCGCCCCGAACCATACCCGCAGCACCGCTCGGACCAGGCCCGACGGCACCCTGCGCGACCACATCGCAACCGTGCCGAGATGTTCCCGCACCGCATTCCGGGCACCATACTCAGCCCTATGGTCTTGCGACACAACCGACCCGGCCACATCGCCCGCCGTCACGGCGCCGTATCGCCGCCCGGCGGATGGCCGCGCCGAACTCCGAACCGTGAACAGACCCTCGGCCCGAGATGCACGCTCAATTCCACAGTGTCGGTTGCTATATGTTTGCTCAGCAGCTCGGAGCTGCTGGACCGCCGTCCATTTCCCGTCGCGGACGAGTCACCCGGACGTGCCAGGGGCGCATCACATGTCGTTCCCTCCGACCCGGCGGCCGAGATACCGCCCCACCGATGCGGTAAGGATTCTGTGGACAGCTGCCGACAAGGATGTGGACCTCATGAGCGATACTGCCGACCCCCGGGCCACCGCCGCCCGCCTGGCCTCCGAGCTCACCGGCCCGGGCGGGCCGTTCGAGCTGTCGGTCGAGGACGTGCTCGGCGCCCCGATCCCGGTCCGGCGCCACCGACTCCACTCGCTGCGCGAACTGCTCGACACCTCACGAGCCTGGGGTGAGCGCGACTACCTCGTCACCGCGCAGCGGCGGATCTCGTTCACCGAGCACGCGGCCGCCGCCCAGGCCCTGGCGCGGGCACTGGCCGACCGGTACGGAGTCGGCGCCGGCGACCGGATCGGCATCCTCGCCGCCAACAGCCCCGAATGGGTGATCGCCTTCTGGGCCGCGCAATGCCTGGGCGCGGTGGCAGTCGCCTACAACGCCTGGTGGGCCGCACCGGAGGTCGAGTACGGCGTCCGGGACACCGGGCCTGTCGTCGTGATCGCCGACGCGAAGCGAGCCGCCCTGGCGGCCGGGACCGGAGTGCCGGTGCTCACCACCGAAGACCTGCCGCGCCTGATCGCCGACCACCACGGCACCGCCCCGGTGATACCGGTCTCCGAAGACGATCCGGCCGTCGTCCTCTACACCAGCGGCACCACCGGCCGTCCCAAAGGTGTGGTGCACACCCACCGGAACCTGATCGCCGTCACCGACTACCACCGCTACACCGACGCGCTCGGCGCCGGCCTGGCCGGTCGGCCGCACCGTGAGCCGAGCGATAAACGCTTCCTGCTCACCTCCCCCCTCTTCCATATCGCCAGCCTGCACAATCTCGTGATCCCCCGGCTGGCCACCGGCGCGGCCGTGGTCCTGCACACCGGCGCGTTCGACGCCGAGCAGGTGCTGGCGCTGATGGCGCACGAACGGGTCACCAACTGGGGCGCGGTGCCGACACTGGCCGCCCGTCTCCTGGAGCACGATCCGACCGGCTATGACCTGTCGTCGCTCACCTCGCTCTCGCTGAACGCCGCCCCGTCCTCGCCGGCATTCCAACAGCGTCTGCGCACTCGGCTGCCCGGTGCCGGAGTCGCCTTGACCACGAGTTACGGCCTCACCGAAAGTGGCACTGCGGCAACGGTCGCGACCCCCGCGGAACTCGCGGCCGACCCGGACACCGTCGGACGCCCGATCCTGGGCGTATCGGTCGAGATCCGCGACCCCGACGGCGTCCCGGTACCCGACGGGACCGAAGGCGAGATCTGGGTGCGCAGCTCGTACGTCATGCTCGGCTACTGGCAGGATGCGGCCGCCACCGCGGCCGCCATCGACGCCGAACGCTGGTTGCGTACCGGCGATTTCGGAGCGCTGTCCGATGGACGGCTCCGGATGGCCGGGCGCCGTACCGATCTCATCCTGCGCGGTGGAGAGAACGTGTACCCCACCGAGATAGAGAACGTGCTGGACGAACATCCCGCGGTGCGGGAAGCGGCAGTACTCGGTATTCCCGACGACGATCTCGGGCAGCGGGTCGCGGCGGTGGTGGTCACCGACGACCCTGCCGCGCTCGGCGCCGACGAACTGCGCGCTTTCGCCGCCGAACGGCTCGCGTACTTCAAAGTCCCCGAACGCTGGACGATCACCGCGCATCCGTTGCCCCGCAACGCGACCGGGAAGGTCCTGCGCCGCGACATCGCCCCCTGACAACCCGGGCAGGTGACACTGCTCGCCACACCCGAGTCTTCCTGGCTATGGTTGCTCGACAGGACGCGTGGCGGACGAGAACCCGTGGTCGGCGGGCCGTACCGGGCGCGAAGCGAAAGGGATGACATGGCAGGCAAACGCACCGTCCTCACGGCGGGTCTGCGCCGGCTCTCGGTGCTGCTGCTGGAGATGCGCGAGGACGCCGGACTGAGCAAAGAGGACGTCAGCGCCCGGACCGGGATCAACGTGACGACGCTGTACCGGATCGAAACGGCCCAGGCCCGGCCGCAGCGCCGCACGCTGATGACCATGCTGGACCTCTACGGTGTCGAGGAGACCCGGCGGCAAGAGGCCCTCGAACTCCTCTCCGACGCGCAGAAACCCGGCATGTCGCGACCCTACGAGGCGAGCCTGTCGGAGGTGTACGCGGCGTACATCAACTTCGAGTCGGTGGCCCTGTCGGCCCGGCACTATCAGACCTCCTTCATTCCCGGGCTACTGCAGACCGAGCAGTACGCCACCGCCGTGATCGATACGTGCATGCCGAAACTGGAAGCCTCCGACCTGGAACGCCGGGCCCGCGCGCGGATGGACCGGGCCGCGGTGCTGGGCAAGGACGAGCCGCTGGAATTGTGGGTGGTGCTCGACGAGGCCGCCATCCGCCGGATGGTCGGCGGCCCCGAGGTGATGGGCGGCCAGTTGCGCCGGCTCGGCGAGGCGACCAAACGCAAGAACGTGATCTTGCAGATCCTGCCTTTCGACGCGGGCGCGCACCCCGGGATGGCCGGCTCCTTCACGATTCTCGACTTCCCCGACCCCACCGATCCCGAACTGGTCTACGTCGAGGGTATTTCCGGCGACGCGCTCGTGGAGGGGCACTCCGAGATAAGACGCTTCGGGGTGATGTTCGACCAACTCCGGGCAATGGCACTGAGCCCCAGGGATTCCGCGGTCGTGATCGCCGAGGCCGCCGAAGCCCTGAGCTGACTTCGTGTGAACAGCCTGTGAACCAGGAGTCCGGGCGCCACCGAGTGGGTATATAGAGCGAGACTGTTCGATTCACGGCTCGTCCGGCCACTGCGGAGATGAGGGGTTCTCTTGGCAGACGTCACCGACCGCACCGATCCGGCACAGCAACCCGAACTGAAACGGGTCATGGGCCCGTGGCTGCTGTTGCTGTTCATCATCGGCGATATCCTCGGCACCGGGATCTACGCGCTCACCGGCCGCGTCGCCGACGACGTCGGCGGGGCGGTCTGGGTGCCGTTCCTGGTCGCTTTCCTGGTGGCGATGATCACCGGACTCAGCTATCTGGAACTCGTCACCAAGTATCCGCAGGCCGCCGGGGCCGCGCTCTACACGCACAAGGCGTTCGGCATCCATTTCGTCACGTTCATGGTGACGTTCGCCGTGATGAGTTCCGGGATCACCTCTGCCGCCACCGCGGCCAAGGCGTTCGCGGCGAATTTCGCCGAAGCCTTCGAATTCGACGGCAGCGAACTGTTGCTCACCCTCGTGGCGCTGGCTTTCATGGCGGCGGTGGCGGCGATCAACCTGCGCGGTGTCGGGGAGAGTGTGAAGGCCAATGTGCTGCTCACCTGCGTGGAACTGTCCGGTCTGCTGATCGTGGTGTGCATCGGCCTGTGGGCACTCGGTTTCGGTAACGGCGATTTCGGGCGGATCGTCGAATTCGACACCGGCGACCGCACCGCGTTCGGCGGGGTCATCGCGGCCACGACGCTGGCCTTCTTCGCCATGGTCGGCTTCGAGGACTCGGTGAACATGGCGGAGGAGACCAAGGAGCCCAGCCGTATCTTCCCGAAGATCCTGCTCACCGGGCTGCTGGTCACCGGCGCCATCTACGTGCTGGTCTCCATCACGGCGGTAGCGCTCGTCCCCCCGGACGAACTCGCCGAAGGCGATACCCCGCTGCTCCAGGTAGTGCAGATCGGCGCACCCGGCTTCCCGACGCAGATCTTCGCCTTCATCACGATGTTCGCCGTCGCCAACTCGGCGCTGATCAATATGCTCATGGCCAGCCGACTGCTGTACGGGATGGCCAAGCACAAGGTGGTCCCCCGGATCCTGGGCAGGGTCAACCAGAGCCGGCGCACCCCGCATATCGCAATCCTGTTCAGCACCCTGCTGGCCTTCGGGCTGCTCACCTTCGTCGACCAGGTTCCCGAACTGGGCGGCACGACCGCGCTCCTGCTGCTCGTGGTGTTCACCATCGTCAATATCGCGGTACTGGTGTTACGCCGCGACGAGGTCGGGCACGAGCATTTCCGAACCCCGACGGCACTACCGGTGCTGGGCGCGGTGTCGTGCGGCTATCTGGCCACACCGTTCACCGACCGCGACCCGGCGCAGTACGTCATCGCCGGTGTGCTGCTGGCCGTCGGCGTCGTACTGTGGGCTCTCACCGCGTTGTGGAACAAACAGCACAATATCGGGCCCCTGGGCCCGGGGGTCGATATCTAGCCGCCCAGCAGGCCCGTCGTGCCGTGTCCGGTTCTCCAGCAGCGGGCCGGAATTCGCGGAAGTGACGAGCGGTCGCGCGATCGGTAACGTATCCGCCGATGACAAGCATGGATGCCAGGTTCGGCGATGCGGCTGGGTCGGTGCCCCTGCCCAGCCCGTGGGACCTCAACGCCTACCTCGCCGAGGTGGCCGCGCACCGGAAGCGGCCGATTTCTCTGCAGCCGGCCCACCGGTCGGCGCTCGCCGATCTGGGGTGCAGCGGCAACGGTCTCTGGATCGCCCGCAAACACGACGATATCGTCGTGTACGACGCGTCGGCCTCGGGTCGCAATGCCGATCACATCGTGCTGCACGCGATCGGCCATATGTTGCTCGGACACGGCGGGCCGGGCGCCGAGGACCCCGACACCACCCGGATCTCGCTCGGCGCACTCAACGCCTCACTGCTCGATGCGCTGGCGACGATCGCGCCCGGGTCGATAACCCAGATCCTGGGCCGGGACGATTTCGGCGCCGACCGGGAACGGGAAGCGGGGGTGTTCGCCGAGATGACGATGGTCTACGCGGCACTGCCCCGGCGCCGCACCCGGTCGTTCTGGCCGTTCGGCCGGCGCAAGAACAAATAGCCCCACATCGGCGCGCTGCCGGACCGGGAGGTACACCCGATCCCGGTGCGAGGGTCTACTCTTGTGGGCCGTGGCCGAACCGCAGACACCCGCCCCGCATCCCGCTATCGCCTCGCTGGCCGGATTGCTCGGCACCTGGCGCGGCTCGGGGCAGGGCGATTACCCCACGATCGAGCCGTTCGGCTACCTCGAGGAGATCACGTTCGGGCATATCGGACGGCCTTTCCTGACCTACCGGCAGCGCACCCGGCACGCCGACGACGACCGTCCGCTCCACGTGGAAACCGGCTATCTGCGCTGCCCGGCCCCCGACCGGGTGGAGCTCATTCTCTCTCATGCCACCGGGATCACCGAGATCTGCGAGGGCAAACTCACCGTCGGCGACGACGAACTGCGGCTGGAATTGGAGTCGACCGCGATCGGCCTGAGTACGACGGCCAAGTCGGTGACGGCGCTGAGCCGCACCATCCACATGCACAACGGGGTCATCGACTACACCTTGCAGATGGGCGCCGTCGGCCTGCCATTACAGGATCATCTGGCTGCCAGCCTGCACAAAATCTGAATGGGCCATAACGAAATAATCACGAATCGCGGTGACGCGGGTCACGATTTGCTCGTCATCGATTTTCCCCAGCTTTCCATCTTGTCTCGGCGCGCATTCCCGGCTTAGGTTGACCTGAGCAGCAAATCATCAGACAACTCTTCCGTCGAGCCCGGCTCCCCGGAGCCGTCCGAGCTCGCTATCTGTCGAACCTCTGAATCGGAGGGAGCCGGAAATGAAGCGTTCCGCAGTTGCTTTCATCACCGCCGGATTGATTCTGGGCGGCACCGGGGTGGTCGAGATCCTCG
This genomic window contains:
- a CDS encoding alpha/beta hydrolase, whose amino-acid sequence is MTNESPAGTSALGHAATWQPDVLGSGYEYRTLELGRDPDGEGDIAATLVRHLPDPDVVSTADAVLYVHGFTDYFFQQHLAEHFAARGHRFYALDLRKCGRSLRPGQTPHFISDLAFYDAELNASLRAIGADTDANVLVAGHSTGGLVTSLWLDRLQRAGGAAAAGISGLILNSPWFDLQGPPYVRTVGTQLINTVGRFRAKSALPLGKSSAYGDSLHHSASGEWDYDLDWKPRDGFPVRAGWLRAIRMGQARLHRGLDIGVPALLLRSKLTKFAREYGPAVDVADAVLDVAQIQRWAGCLGDRTTIVPIDGARHDVFLSAEAPRTEAFDELDSWLDWLAGRSARFTAS
- a CDS encoding cobyric acid synthase; amino-acid sequence: MNRPGGALLVAGTTSDAGKSVLVAGICRMLRRRGVRVAPFKAQNMSNNSVVTLDGGEIGRAQALQAQACGLEPSVRFNPILLKPGSDRRSQLLVRGRVTDTVGAADYFTHRTRLREVVATELAALRAEFDVVICEGAGSPAEINLRATDLANMGLARAAELPVLVVGDIDRGGVLAHLFGTLAVLEPADQRLIAGFVINKFRGDVALLRPGLDQLSALTGRPTLGVLPYRDDLWIDAEDSLGTVAGAPVGRPAAPVGGEWLTVAAVRLPRVSNSTDVEALACEPGVAVRWADDPSGLADADLVVLPGSKATVDDLGWLRRTGIAEALHRRAAAGRPVLGICGGYQMLGRRITDTVESGAGEVAGLGLLDMDIEFGRQKVLRRSTAVATSGAAGRTAAGYEIHHGQVRRTAETPWLHLTGWTDATPGAEPVVGAHVAEGGVRDAIWGTHLHGLLESDEFRRSWLTEVARQAGRTGFLVAPGTRVAAVRAAQLDLLADLVAEHLDIAGLERLLATGVPAGLPVVASSLEALSGAGRPGDR
- the mqo gene encoding malate dehydrogenase (quinone) translates to MSATLGALLRQLQPDWSISVFERLDAAAAESSDPWNNAGTGHSALCELNYSPRKPDGSVDIGKAVDINERFQVSRQFWAYAAENGILGDPSRFVNPIPHVSFVHGADDVEYLRKRYEALSRHPLFAGMEYIDSPDEFARRLPLMARGRDFSDPIALNWSEGGTDIDFGSLTKELLAYIGATGGEIGFGNEVRNLAKQRDGSWKVTVRNTRTGRSRTLISKFVFVGAGGGALPLLQKAGIKEIRGFAGFPVSGQFLRCTNPGLIGKHEAKVYGKAAVGAPPMSVPHLDTRVIKGKPGLLFGPYAGWTPKFLKDGSNADLFKSIKPGNLVPMLGVGVTELSLVKYLVTELMKSQSGRVYTMEEFIPRAEGRDWELITAGQRVQVIRRKGAGGVLELGTAVITAQDGSIAGLLGASPGASTCVTAMLDVLERCFPTEYAQWSPKLKEMVPSLGVKLSENQRLFAEVWDWTGKALQLNRSGARAEVAAGV
- the map gene encoding type I methionyl aminopeptidase, which produces MSVRTRQPLLPGTPTPIREVPREIERPEYVWKKTAREGSEPWVQTPETIEKMRIAGRIAAQALAEAGKAVAPGVTTDELDRIAHEYMCDHGAYPSTLGYKGFSKSCCTSLNEVICHGIPDSTVVEDGDIVNIDVTAFIHGVHGDTNATFLAGAVDEEVKLLVERTEEATRRAIKAVRPGRALNVIGRVIESYANRFGYGVVRDFTGHGVGPTFHSGLVILHYDQPAVDSIIEPGMTFTIEPMINLGGIDYEIWDDGWTVVTKDRKWTAQFEHTLVVTETGAEILTLP
- a CDS encoding alpha/beta hydrolase, which translates into the protein MESRRIAVGDRDWTVRVDGPVSQHTVLLLPDSGDPPEVYDRVCARLHSSDLRTIVFETTDGLDTPGVYAALDEIGVSWANVAGHGAGASVAWQVCATGFGRFVSLVVADRGHPAVPDSAGEVLDAGCPAVELPTTVLVTKRLARPIADSSGRHVYGEFRVVEVDVDNVAAEADQEFATEIVLRTSMW